ttccagacatgttcagcacttataaaccctttctaccacttttacacctaatgtttatatgttgacccattattgtcacacttttaacctcttttcaccagatttcatgatgaTTTTTGCCATGTTCATCATAACCAGTGTCTCTCCTGGTTTCGTTTCCCTGATGTGAATGTGAGGAAGCTGTTTAGTTGATATAAATCAGAGACGTTTCTCTCACTGAGAACTGAACTGGTTGAATAAAGAAGGTTCTCACGGTGCTGTGGCGTCCGGCTGCTCCTCTCCACTGCTGCTGAGGTCTGAGTGGATCTGGACATCAGAGCAGGAGGCTGAACATTGGATCTCATCCCTGGAATCAGACACAAGTGcacataacttacagtaggggcccaaGAAGAGGGTtagtacccagggcccaaagtGTGGTGCTACGGCCCAGATGTAGCGTAGGAACGGGTGATAAATGAGGGTCGTTAAAGGGGAAATGACTGTTCttactgctgctgatgctgctgcatGTGACACGCTGCGGTGACGAGCAGTAGAGGCTGCGGCTCCTCCCACTTTTCTCCTGCTGAGCCGTGCTGGCGTTTGTGGGCGGGTGAAAAACAGACGGAGGATTCCTGGAGCTTTCCTCAGCAGAGATGGACTCAATGGAATCACAGCGGAACAATTGGACACTGGAGGAcaaaaccatgactcagcaatcACAGGAAGTCCAAAACAACACTATATCCACAttaaaacactgcttttattttgaaggggacttatttatttatgactaATTCCTCCATAGattttaataagaaaataaacaggTTTTTTAATAAGAGAGGGGGAAAAATATTGATTCATGTATATatcacaattttattttgtgtaaagataataaatatcaatatatttatttttttttttctaaccctACATGCAGTGTCGTTTATGTTCCCGTGGTCTGTAAAAAAATGTCTCAGTGAGTTTCAATAATCGTTATTATTGAACTGTATAGAAGTGGATTAAGGCCAACTTTGATGAagagaataattatttaaactttattagcaaacctttgacttttatcaccatgttgtattttgagttcgtttttgaaatttcaaattgaatttcatcttttcaactttaattttagtcttttcaactttaatgttgatttgcccaaaattattttcattatcaaatttggccctaatctgcttccgtagaATCACAATAAATATTTATCAAATTGGTACCAAAGGATGGTGATAATATCAAATCCCTAATTTCTTTACTTATTTCTTCttttgattttgtatatttttgttttatttatttcaatgtaaGGATTGTGGACAAAAGGATGTAGATTGAAAGCAgtcctttcaaagtaaaagagaatatctctccatgttttcatcacgtaataataataataaaatacatgtatgtTGCTGGTCTCACCTCTCTGTCGCCATCTGGTGGACAGGAGAAGGGGGGAGGGGGCTGCTCTCTGATCTAATGAAGCCAGTGTCCAGTTCTGGAGAGATGATCCCATCCTGAGGGCGGAGCCAACACATGTTACAGTCACATTTAGACTTCCAATGGATAAGAAATGTTGCTTTTTCATTAACGTTGGGTTCATGACTGATAAACACCTGAGAAGAACACGCTcattcagacacattttttaatgctGACTCACTTGCGATTGAACTTTGGAGCTCCTCCTCTCTCCAGGTatgatcctcctcctcctgctacTGCTGGTGGTGGTACTGCTACTGGTTCTGGTGGTGGTCCTGGTGGTGCTGGGTACAGGACCAGGGAAGCAGCTGGACTGACTGCTTCTAAAAGACAAATAtcaaacatgtgagactggaATCACAGGCGTAACTATTGATGGTGCACCAGGTTCCAGGCACCGTAATGCTGCGTTTACACcgtacatttacattttctgtatttgattTGATCAATTACATACTATGTCGTTCACCTGTTCTCTTTCATAGATTTTGGATAgttgacaaaaacacatttgtgaaAAATGTGGCGTTAAGttgcaaataataaataaaacagtacagacacattaagattttatagaaggaagttttcacttgCTGTGCCTATGTGTGTCcaagcgtgtgtgtgcatgtacttGTGTTTAGGGTgggggcacaaaaaaaaaaaaattgcaccgGGTCCTATCACCATGATGTTACATCACTGACTGGAATCAAAacatttgagtacaatttcaatcaagtaacttacagtacttctacttgagtatgatatttcagtactctttacacctccgGTGAGAAGCTCgttaattaccaaaaaaaaaaaaagaagggatTTATGGATAGGATTAAATAAGTATGTAGTTCTTCTACTTCGGTAATATAAATTGTAAACTGAAAtgtgaatattttctgtttacatgttcgaaataaaaaacaaataaaaaaatctaaatctacaaaattaattttttgtattcaatattttggatatttaaaaaaaaaaaaagttttttttttttttaacttgtctgtacatactgtcaaaggtcaacactacaagaagtgcaatcattatgagacagcaatgcatgttttgttattgcaataaaataaattgaattattttattgcttaattgtgaccatcaccagccctccctaaggaagggtaagaactcttttattatagggaggatataaaaagggagagcagtgttacacctaagggTAGGGGGAAGGGatagggagcagggaggagagactcaaggtaggaaatagaaaaggtggggaagaatagattgttttgcagtgagggtgagatgtgaggttgtagaatatattgtgcttattatgttgtgtaatcaagccagtatagtgacaagtgtgaagcttagctataatggtggtggctgtggacagggggaatgagtgagtggtagtacctaaagcaggtatttgggattaacgtgtctaaagttaagcccagtatgagttttatcccacatcccaaggcgtgccagtgcatcgtataccagtatatgtgcaagaaccgttaccgcaaacccaggaacttccccgggcccgcagatgccgccaggccagcagaaagagtgggggccagggagccccaggtaACCcacccacggccgagcaaccccccagatgctcccaagatcccaggctaagaggcagccaccgccctccacacacacatccgaggaagccccaagcagctgagcacccagcgcatcccgccaccgaccccaaggCACCCTGCCAGCATCCTGCCCCCCCcaaccacccacacccaagcacccaacccccaagGGGAGGGCCCCCCACCTCCATCGTGGCCTTCTGCAGTGTCAGGATCGCCTGGCAGCTGACGAGAAGACCCATGGAGAGGAGAGGGAAGATCAAACAGGCCGTGCAGTTTGTCCTGGCCGTGGCGCTGATCTTCATCACCTGTTTTCTGCCCAGCACCATGTCCCGCCTCTCCGTGTGGATCCTCAAGGTTTGGTACGACGagcgctcttactttgaaaaggcCAACCTGGCCTTCTACACCTCGGTGTGTTTCACATACTTCAACAGCGTTCTCAACCCTGTGGTCTACTACTTCTCTAGCCCAGCTTTCAGCTGGACCTTCAGGAAGGTTCTTGACAAGCtgaagagaaggagaagagatgaAGAGAGCAGAAATAAGGACATTTCCACTGTTGATGCTAGAAAATTGTAAGCAGGCACTGAGCCTGTTACCTTACATTTGGAAGGATTTAAAGCTAGCATAACAAACCAGTTGGTTTCATTTCATCATGGAAGCAGCTGAAGCTCAGACGAGTGtaagatgttttatttattcagacaactgttcttttggaaatctactttgatctcctgacatgtttcgactcgAGTGAcatctgccagtcttcatcagaggcgtctgctgatcactttgaagTTTCTTTGATATCCACATAGTAATGCCAGCaagattgtttttgtctttttttaataatatcttatgaatatataataaacatttttttcaaaaggcAGAGGCTCTTATCTCTGATGGAAGAAGAATAAACCTGTCTCATGTATAAAGTGAATCCTACCCAGATTGGAGGAGGCTCGTCCCTGTGCAGCACGGTCCTGGAGCTCCTGGGCCGTCTGCAGCTGGTTCTGGTGGTACCGCCCAGTCCCCTCCAGGTCCTGTACAGCCCAGTCATTACGTTACACGTTCATCATTGGTTCAGATCTCTCTTAATGAGCTGAAAGGCTGACCTGCATGCAGTGTGTGGCGTGTCCCAGCCCAGCGTACGCCCTCATCTGGATAGTTCTGTCCGACAGCTCCTGGCCCAGCTCTAGAACCTTAGTGTGGTACGACACGGCCTTTTCATAGTCCCTCTGTGAGTAGAATGCACTGCCCAGGTTACTGTAGGCTCTAGCCTCCTCACGGGGCTCCTTTAACGTCTGCAGACGCAACACACATCAATCTGTAATGCTGATTAATGATAAACGTCACAGAACTGTTctctataccagtggttctcaacctttattaggccacgacccccaaaataaaggtcccagagaggaccctcactgtagctgaaggtggttgaacacgacatgaacattgaagaacagtcatgtggagacaggaccatctataagggggaataaaggggagagatttttggggtccatccataaagtcagtaaaatgatggtccattgttctatgaatctgtgataaccacatttatttattcatctgaataatatccactgttatccaggaacgtttactattattatagtcatcttaaagatggaaatcctggttttaatcactaataaaatggtggaACAGGTGGTGAaataagattttaaaaaccacagaaattggttaaaagttgtaaaaacagagagaaaaagtggtaaaaaaaaaacgttcaaagtgt
The nucleotide sequence above comes from Gouania willdenowi unplaced genomic scaffold, fGouWil2.1 scaffold_14_arrow_ctg1, whole genome shotgun sequence. Encoded proteins:
- the LOC114458612 gene encoding uncharacterized protein LOC114458612 isoform X1; translation: MLAKQTQSLLTEAQQLGNMGSVYTALGDFTNAFHCHQQHLDIAMTLKEPREEARAYSNLGSAFYSQRDYEKAVSYHTKVLELGQELSDRTIQMRAYAGLGHATHCMQDLEGTGRYHQNQLQTAQELQDRAAQGRASSNLEAVSPAASLVLYPAPPGPPPEPVAVPPPAVAGGGGSYLERGGAPKFNRKMGSSLQNWTLASLDQRAAPSPLLLSTRWRQRVSNCSAVIPLSPSLLRKAPGILRLFFTRPQTPARLSRRKVGGAAASTARHRSVSHAAASAAVRTVISPLTTLIYHPFLRYIWAVAPHFGPWVLTLFLGPYCKLCALVSDSRDEIQCSASCSDVQIHSDLSSSGEEQPDATAPLLQRLRPSSGQTSEEPTQPCSFSTPVSARVSTSKTVDG
- the LOC114458612 gene encoding uncharacterized protein LOC114458612 isoform X2 is translated as MRAYAGLGHATHCMQDLEGTGRYHQNQLQTAQELQDRAAQGRASSNLEAVSPAASLVLYPAPPGPPPEPVAVPPPAVAGGGGSYLERGGAPKFNRKMGSSLQNWTLASLDQRAAPSPLLLSTRWRQRVSNCSAVIPLSPSLLRKAPGILRLFFTRPQTPARLSRRKVGGAAASTARHRSVSHAAASAAVRTVISPLTTLIYHPFLRYIWAVAPHFGPWVLTLFLGPYCKLCALVSDSRDEIQCSASCSDVQIHSDLSSSGEEQPDATAPLLQRLRPSSGQTSEEPTQPCSFSTPVSARVSTSKTVDG